A single genomic interval of Littorina saxatilis isolate snail1 linkage group LG17, US_GU_Lsax_2.0, whole genome shotgun sequence harbors:
- the LOC138952362 gene encoding damage-control phosphatase ARMT1-like codes for MGTQDPPPALSAKNESSFAYYTINARLPVILARIADSLCRKKERIIAKYGQESSEDIKFVIGHLSKLRYEVQTNKAIQPLESNAPDVQAWNRELATQTAAQGGEPPKWYSATWLYVETYMYRALNDYVALTKTMKSFDIFGEQKQIAYTDAEVPVSSLMSYLDEVTANLQKGSKTDIDELFSEFIQVALWGNKCDLSISHGAENSQKQCLLEQLSHLKPNILADDTRKTLAALRSAAGARNHQAGRVDIVLDNAGFELVTDLTFAEVLLATGLASCVHFHGKTMPWFVSDVTQDDFSWTLDTMSASSNTAVSKLGAKWKSRLQDGSWVYKAHSFWTLPYDYSLMKKHAQDLYADLAKADLVFFKGDLNYRKLVGDRDWNPTTPFQVSLRGFHPAPLCSLRALKADTVAGLRPGVAEEVAVKDEKWQVNGSWTTISFCGERVS; via the exons ATGGGTACACAGGATCCGCCTCCAGCGCTTTCTGCCAAGAATGAAAG TTCCTTTGCATACTACACCATCAATGCACGGCTTCCTGTGATCTTAGCCCGTATTGCCGACAGTCTTTGTCGCAAGAAAGAACGAATCATCGCTAAATATGGACAG gaaTCCTCAGAAGACATCAAGTTTGTGATCGGCCATCTTTCAAAGCTGAGATACGAGGTGCAGACAAACAAAGCTATCCAGCCGTTGGAGTCCAACGCTCCAGATGTTCAGGCGTGGAACAGGGAACTGGCCACCCAGACAGCGGCTCAGGGGGGAGAACCTCCCAAGTGGTACTCTGCCACCTGGCTCTACGTGGAAACCTACATGTACAGAGCTCTCAACGACTATGTGGCTCTCAC AAAGACAATGAAGTCATTTGACATTTTTGGTGAGCAGAAGCAAATAGCTTACACGGATGCAGAGGTGCCAGTGAGTTCTCTGATGTCCTACCTAGATGAAGTCACCGCCAATCTTCAGAAAGGCAGCAAGACTGATATTGATGAGCTCTTCTCTGAGTTCATTCAG GTTGCTCTGTGGGGAAACAAGTGTGACCTGTCCATCTCACACGGGGCAGAGAACTCACAGAAACAGTGCCTCCTAGAGCAGTTGTCCCACCTTAAACCCAACATCCTGGCTGATGATACGAGGAAAACGCTTGCAGCACTGCGCAGCGCAGCAGGTGCACGCAACCACCAAGCAGGGAGAGTGGATATTGTTCTAGACAACGCTGGGTTTGAACTTGTCACAGACTTGACTTTCGCTGAAGTGCTGCTAGCAACCGGGTTAGCCTCGTGTGTCCATTTTCACGGGAAGACGATGCCGTGGTTCGTTTCTGACGTGACGCAGGACGATTTCTCTTGGACTTTAGACACCATGTCTGCTAGCAGCAACACGGCTGTCTCAAAGTTAGGTGCCAAATGGAAGTCACGTCTGCAGGACGGAAGCTGGGTTTACAAGGCACACTCCTTTTGGACTCTGCCGTACGACTACAGCCTGATGAAGAAGCATGCACAAGATCTCTACGCCGATTTGGCCAAGGCGGACCTGGTGTTCTTCAAAGGTGATCTCAACTACAGGAAGCTGGTGGGAGACCGAGACTGGAATCCCACCACACCTTTCCAAGTGAGTCTTCGAGGTTTTCACCCTGCACCCCTCTGCAGCCTTCGAGCTCTGAAGGCCGACACTGTGGCAGGATTGCGGCCGGGCGTGGCGGAAGAGGTGGCGGTGAAGGACGAAAAATGGCAGGTGAACGGAAGCTGGACCACCATCAGTTTCTGTGGGGAGAGGGTGTCTTGA